The Cryobacterium sp. SO1 genomic sequence CCGGTCGTCGAGGTGTCTTCGAGCACGATGACCCGCTTACCGGCAAGGTCGGGGCCTTCGACCTGGCGGCCGCGGCCGTGGTCCTTGGGCTCCTTGCGCACGACGAACGCGTCATAGGCGAGGCCGCGGGCGGCGCCCTGGTGCAGGATCGCGGTGGCGACGGGGTCGGCACCCATGGTCATGCCGCCGACGGCCACGACATCCGGGATGTCCTTGATCAGGTCGAGCATGACCTGGCCGATCAGCGGGGCGACCCGGTGGTCGAGGCTCACCTTGCGGAGGTCGACGTAGTAGGTGGCCTTCTTGCCGCTGGTGAGGGTGAAGTCGCCGTGGAAGACGGCGTCGGCCGAAATGTGGTCGATGAGTTTTCTGCGGGTATCCATCACAGAGCTACTTTAGGCCACCACGCGCGTACGCGCCCCGCGCACGCTGCAGGCATGCGCGGGACGGCGTGATTAGAAGCTGCGAACGAACTTGCGCTCGGGAACCCGACCGTAGCCATCCTTGTTCACGGCCACGACGGTGCCGACGATGGAGCCGGCGGCAACAACGGAGATGAGGATCATGAATACAAACACGGTCGTGCCTTTCGAGGGAAGTGAATGGCCGTGTTA encodes the following:
- the pyrE gene encoding orotate phosphoribosyltransferase; translation: MDTRRKLIDHISADAVFHGDFTLTSGKKATYYVDLRKVSLDHRVAPLIGQVMLDLIKDIPDVVAVGGMTMGADPVATAILHQGAARGLAYDAFVVRKEPKDHGRGRQVEGPDLAGKRVIVLEDTSTTGGSPLAAIEALLKVGAIIAGVAVVVDRSTGAREIIEAAGYPYYAAIGLEDLGLS